Genomic window (Falco cherrug isolate bFalChe1 chromosome 4, bFalChe1.pri, whole genome shotgun sequence):
CCCAAGACAGGTATATGAGAAGGGGTGGTCCGCATCCACAAGAGCATGTGGATGAGCCAGATCACTGTGTTTTTAGAGGGAGGGAAGACAGCCCTGCAGTCTGGGTCTCAGTCTCACCCTGGATGTGGCAGGTCATTGCTATGGCAGCATAGAATGAAACCTGTGGCTACAGTCTTTAGAGAGCCCTTTTCTACCTTGCAGGGATGTTAAGATGAAAGCCTTAAGTATATATGCATTTCTATATGTGTGTAGTTTTTGTCTCAGTCACGGATATTTTCTCCTCAGCAAACTGCTGGAGTAGTGATGTGAAGACAGGAGTAGTCATCTGTGCCGTGGCGCCTCAGGAAGCCTGGCATGACTTCCCTGTTGATTATTTAACTAATTACCTTCCTCCACTGCTCTGCCAGGGTTATCAGACCACAATAAGTAGCCCTCAGTCTGCCCTTCctcacttgcttttctgtttctacagCTGCATCAGAAGCATGATTTAGAAGTGACCTTTCTAAACGTGCCTGGCCATCGCCTGTTTGCTAGCTGGGGTCTGTCTCACCTTTCCCTCAATTTGTTCCATTCCCCTCATGCTCAAAGTCTCATGagcaatgaaaggaaaaggaaaaaatgaaaaatgagcagTCTCTCCTTTCATGGAAGTCAGTAGGACATCTAGGGTTTGTACCAGTTAGTGCTATAAGAACAGACCTATCACTTTTCCTTAAAGCTTGAGCGTTCAGGTAATAATGTTATAGCAGAGTAAGCAGGTACACTGCTGAATTACATCCACAGAAGATGCACATGTCTAGGCTTAAATCAAATTAAGCTGGTTGAGAAATGGCTGTTGATGATAATTTGCTGCGTATCTGAGTAGTGAGTTATTACCGTCTCTTTTGTTTGTGAAAGCAGAAGCTGTTCAAAGAGCTGTTCCGTCCTTACAAAATAAGAAGCAGGCAAGAAAAGAAGCTAAATGCAACAACCCTTTGTCTCAGGCAAATGTTAGTTGTCACATTTaatctttgcaaatatttcaggaacagctttacattttactttatGAGCGTCTTTAGGTTTTGTTTATCGTGGACTTTAACCTAGGTCTGAATATAGTAGATAAGTTTTGAAGCATCTCAGACAGCTTTTGGGACCAACCAGCAGAGTTCCTCCTCATGCAGTGGGAAATTAATACTTGGCAtgaaatctgctgcttttctttcatctgtatGTTCAGCTCTTCTGCTGAGAGGTCActaacatttattatttaacaGGTTatacaagaaaatgaaaaaaatggtcaACTTCCTTGTATTCTTTCCCCCAAATCATGCCATTTTCCCTCCTGGTGTTAGAGTTATGAGAAAACCCGCTCGTCTCACTGGATAGCTGGATCCATTTGTAACTGAGTAAAAGCTCTTTAAAGCTTGCAGAGACTCCTATACCTGCTGAAAATTATAAAGTCACCAGCTCAGAATCCGGCTGTTACTCAAGCCCACAGCAGTATGAGTCTGCTGGAAAGCAACAACTACTTAGGAGTGGGAAATAGCACAATCCATTGTGTACTGCCCATCCTATTTAACCGAAAAAGTGTATTATGCAGATATGTACCTCCCTCCACATGCACTAATATATGAAATATGTGTTATAAAAAtgcataataataaaatctcTCTCCTTAGTTAATGTGCACAGTTATGTAGCATGTTGAACAGAGAGTATATGAACAGTATTTTTCTAAGAGCctcttttttctattctttttttcagacattGCCATGGGATCTATGGACGGTAAGCCTGACATTTATCATTGTGAATAGGGATGTTTCTCTGATTCTGATTTCGTAATACTCTAGACTCAGATTTACTATGCTTTTACCAAAAGCCAAGATAAAGATTTGACAGACGGTGACAAACACTTTCAGGTATATGATGCCACTGGGAATCTTTTAAAACCACCACCAATGAAAAATGTTCTCTGTTGCTTGCCCTACAAAATCTAAATGATGTCAGAAATCTAGGCTAATAAGATTCACAATCATTATAGCTAAGCATGTGTTGCTTCTATTCTCATGCCTAAATTACAGTTATTAGAGGGTAGGAATGGAATGGATGCTGGTCACCTGATTTAATTATCTGAAGGTGTAGTTCCTCAGAACTTTAACCCAGTGGACAACCATTTTCTCAAAATTCAGGAGTGCAGAGAGAATTTAACTTGCCTTTGTGGGCATACGATTAATTGGAGTAATTCAAAAAAGAAGCTGCTACTTGAGGAAACTGCATGAATCCTTCCTCCTTGTGCCAAATCTTCCCTGCAGGAAGGAAACAACTCATTTTTGTGAGCTTTCTTTTGACTTTGTCATGTTCATAGCTGGGTTGACTTGACGTGAAGCCTGTTACACTCATTTTTGACCTTTTGCAGCTTCAGCCAGCCCAGTAATAAGTGGATGCTTCTCATGCATTCAgatttgcagagctgttttgtGAACACATGGcatatataatgtatattaaATGCTTATCTCTTTCTATTGGGAAAGGTTAAATAAAGCCTAAAAAAATAGTCATGTCTGTAGGCTAGTCAAAATTTCAAGGCTGCCAATATCTAGACTAGCTAAAATAACccagaaatgttttgaatttattGGTGTGAACTTATATTAGATAGCTTTATCAATGTCTGCCTTTCACACGGTTTTATTTGTAGCTTGTTAATATTAATTAGTTTCCTCTTTGCTCTAGAATAAAAAAGAACGAAGTAGTGAGCTTCACAGCTGAATGTTTGAAATTAGGGATACTCCATCTTTTAACTGAGTTTCTCTTAATAAGTTGAGCACGGAGTAGTTATTGATCTTCCTGGCAGCATTTGTATCTGATCAAAGTGGCAGCGTAGACAGCAGGCTTTGTGACTTGATGCCATACTCTGTGTGGATATAAATGCCTCTGCATGTCACAGGGTGATGGAGAATTGGAGCTGCATGCTCAGGGCTCTCTGCACTGCCTGAATGATGCAGTGATGCCTTAGTGTAAACACAAGTAAGCTCCACTGGCACGTGCATTGTTTGCTTCTCAGGTCACTGTCTCCCAGAGCAACCCCTCTTTTCAAATGAGATGTAAGAGGGTTCCTGCAATAAAATTGTCAGtggcttacagaaaaaaaagcaaggtgcGATAAATATTCCACATACGTGGAGAACTTATTTTATAATGTAATgcagaggctggaagggacctgggATTAGTCTTCTGTGGAGTGGCAGGAGCGGATCCACCACTCCTTCCCCACATCAGTTTGGTAACTGCTGCTGGTTAGAGAACTGCCAATTAACCAACTGTTGCTCTAACGAAGTACTTcatattcttcttttctgtgttttgcatgTATGATTTTCTGCTATACAGACAAGCAGCGAGTTGGTGCAGCCGGTAAGCAAACCTACCCCCAACATCGCAACCTTTCTAGAGATGTGCTTTAATCAGTGTGGTGTAatagttttctggttttgtctaTCAGTGCTGCTCTTTTACATTGCACTCTATTGCCTCCAAATGTTGCAAACCACATAGCTTTCCTTAAACGGCTTAATTTAGTcactttcattctttaaattaaaactgctctagtaaaatataaattttgtgttttctcatcAAGTCCGCCTTTATCTTTTTCatcttgtgttttttctttgcttttctgtctgcttaAAGCCTGATTCTTCAAAAAGTCTTTCCCTGTGTAACCTGGTCATGGAGGAAACCCCAAACAGTGGGTCATCAGAAGATACTAACAGATCTCAAACTGATCTAGGTTCACTCAACTGGGGCCTAGATGTTAGCACACCCAGTGTCAGCCAGGAAATTACTGCAGGCggttctttgcttttccctggggcagagcaAACCTCAAGTGAATCCACGGGTACTCTGTCTGCTAGTGTTTGGCCTGCTGTAGGTGAGCAGGAGGATGCTGCACCAGGGTCAGCTTCTGTAAACGAAAACCAGAGGACTTCACTGGAGGACCAGTTGGACGCCAAAAATGCTCCATGGGAAGATGTGGTGACCAATCAGCCTCTAGAGAACATAACCAGTTTTGAGACACCCATCCTGGGAACTGATAGCTTGTTGGATGAGCCCCTCCCATGTGATGTgcaaaaggcagaggaagagcGGGAGGAAGACGAGTGGGCAGGTGCCAAGCCAAGTGAAAAGGTAGAAACCAGAGCTGTTAACTGCAAGGAGGTAGAAGGTACAGAGGAACTGGAAGAGCGAGGTTGTGAAACGAAACGAAACAGTGTGGCAGAACTTCACGAGGGTTTAGCAAAATCAGATCTTGAAATGGTAGtcagcacagaagcagaaaatttaCATGAGTTGGAAGATAGCGATAGGGATGCTGGGAGTGGTGTTAGTCTAGAAAACCCGAGGGAAGAAGAATTCAAATGGGTCAGTGTCATTGAGGAGACAGATAGAGAAATACCATTGTTGAGCACAGAGCCGGAAGGTGGGGACAAAATAGTAGTGGACAACTGTCAAACTGTAGAAAGCACTGGTGCTGAACCTGAGAGAGTCTTTGGTATCTCGGATCAGGACCGTGAAAGGACATTTGAGGATGGCTTAGACCAAACTGACAGTGGTACTGGAGAGAGTACATCCATGGAGCATATAAACTTGAGGGCACATGTTGACCTAGAAGTAACTGACCACACAGAAAAGGACCCTACAGATACTGGAAACATTCTGTGTGATGCTGAATTATCCAGTACAGAAGAGTCTGATAAAGGAACTGAAGACAATAGCATCAGCCTCCTCCCAAATGgtagtgctgctgctgaaggtcagtctgctgctgaaaaagaGTGGGCGTTGCTGCCAGAGACAGCTGATGCTGCTAGCACAAGCTGTGGTAATCCTTGCCTAGATAATGCAGAAAACCAAGTGACAGgtagggcagcagcagcagtcgCTGAAGAGCACCCTAGTAGCGGTGGTATTCCTGAAGCCTTGGAAACAGAACCCTGGCTGGCAAACTGGGATCCAACAGTTACTAATGATTCTTGGGGTTTTTCTAATCTGTCAGATGGCCAAGCCAATGGACTGGATAATTGGCCCTTTTTCCCCAAGCAGCAAGACTCAGAGGAAGGTAACATGGAACATGTTTGGTTAGGCATTAGTGATAAATGGTCTACACAAGACCTAGGAGGGACTGATAACACCTGGGGAGAAGTCGGTGTGAGCACAAGCAATAAAAGTCAGGAGGCACCAGTAAAACAAGGCTtgcctggggagcaggcaggcgTTAGCAATCCTGGACCGAGCAAGGAGATAGCTAGACCCTTGACTCTCTTTCAAATGGGAAATTCCAGAAATGCTAGCACCGAGAGTTCAACTAGTCCTAAAGACAATGAGACCAACAACTCAGATTTATCTGAAGATGAAATTGCTAACCGGAGATATGGATTGTTGTACCAGGAAATTGAGGCTGATAAAGAAGAGGTACCTACCCCAGTGTGTAGCCTAGTCTAGACAAAGAGTTCCTTAGGTCATGCATAACCTTGTCGTTTAAAAACAATCCGTTTGTGTGTTTCCCACTGCCCCTCCCAAGCCCGCGctattctttttttgaaagattgCCATGCAACTGCTCATAGTGTGGTGCCCCTCAGCCATGTAATGAAGCAGGCTgacaaaaatgcatttcagaacaGTGAATGAAACTTTGAACTGCGAAGGCACCTTGTGTCTCgcaggttttgtgttttggttgtaTAACTTTAAATGCACctagtctttttttattattattttataaaaatacttaagttcctctgctttttggttttgttgtattCTTTCAGCCTGTGACACCTGTTACCAAATAACACTGTCATCATATTTCTTGCTGCCTTACCcttaattttacttctttctttctttcttttttgatgtCTGgcctacatttttattttgcaaataaaaatggttttactCATGTTCTGATCTAGTAAAAAAATGATAATTTGTTCTGATCTTCACTTCTACTTAGGCATCCAGCACAGCATTTAATGGATTTGCACAGGTGAGAAATAACACattttgagatttatttttttttcctgtactgttAGGAGGGATTAGGACTGGCTGTACAATTTCAGGAAATCTGTTCTGCATACACAATAGTGTTATACTGACTCGGATCCAAACCTTTTCCTCGGAAATTATTCCTAGGTGTTACTAGAATGGTGCTAATACTCTTGTTATTCTCGGCCTGACTGAAACTAATAGCAAAAATCCTTAAAAAGAACCTTAGTGGgacttattttttcctcctacaaAGACTGATTTAGCTTTTTTATTGTGctcttttgtgggtttttctcaCAATCCCCAAATCCTATAAAGCGTGGTTTCCTCAGTTGCACATACTTTcagtgtctctgtgtgtgtatatatgagttttatttatttatgcatcTTGATTTTCATATAAGatatattttaatctgaaaGTTAAACCTAAATTATTCGTTTGTTGCTGTGCTGATGGTGAGACTCTGTATTAGGCATCACAGAGATTCAGCACATGAAGATACCATGTTTATGCTTTTAAATtccagggctgtgccaggatCCCATATTTCAGGTGGATAACCCTTGTTAATTTCCAGCATCCTTTTATAGACTAGCTCATCCACAGCACACCTTGCACACCATGTTAGAAAAGTACCCAAAAAGGCTGAGTGTATACAAGGATTGGAATGAGTCTTCCAGTGCTTAACAGTTCTGTTCCAGAACATTTAAATTAGTAAAGAATCCATAAGGAAGGGGCAAAGCAGAAGGCTGCTACCTCTAATAATTATGGGAAAATGTTTGCCCAGAGGAAATCAAAATTTGATGCCCACACCGCagtagaaaaaattatttggccCAGCAATATTTTGCGAACTAATTGGTTCTGAATGGGCAAGATGTTGGAAAGCATGTCCATTTTTCTATCTTCTTAATGCAGGTAAACTTTTATATGTGTAATTACTATAGTTACTAACTAAATAAAAGCCCAGCATTAAGTAGCTTAGAGCTAGCGTACTCCCCAGGCACGGGCACATGTCATTGCAAAAAAAGGTTGAGTTTCACAACTTAGAAGTGCATTGTGCCTGAAACAGAATCTTTGCAATTCGAATGTATTTaatgaatggatttttttgctgcctttaatAACATTGAACAGTTTAGAAGTATAGAATAtataactgaaaaagaaatgtctttcatATTAAGTACGCTTaactaataattatttttaatacctatTCAAATTATCTAAGTCGTCTTATTCTATGTGAATTTACTAATGGCTTTACCTGaataaaccattaaaaaaatcaggtctTTGATAGACACCTACAAATATCCCATCTCAAGTATTTTTGCatcattgtttttcatttctatatCTAGGATACCTCTGCATTTACAGtgcaagcaaatgaaaatgtgacaGAACATTTGGTAAGTGGTggcttttgcttcctttttaaatgcCTTCTAAAAAAttgctccttttttcctttgtaccaagatattttctcttttttttgtgtgtgttttctatCCTCTAAATCACAAAATCTTAGCTTTAAAGAGTTGGTAGGTTATACCATTGTAGTTTTAAATCTTTACTAACTGAAAGTCTTTTACAGGGATAGcgtagagaaaaagaaaagaaaaccaggttGTTCTAAGATATGTTTACTTTTCAAAGCTGTAGTCAAACAGTTTGTTCATTTATTGCATTTAGGAAACAAGTATGATAGTACTGTGGTCCAGTGCACAGCTGGTGGTAGTACGTGATGGCTGCTTAAATGTCTCCAGtattgctgtaattttttccaCTCTCCACATATTAATAGTAGGCACAGTCTATTTCTAAGGAGTGGAGAATCTGTTTGGGAGTGATCATACTTGGGCAGTTTCTTAGTTTCTCTTACAGTCTTAGGTTAGCCTGGATGGCAGCAGAGTGATAATATTATTTAATGTGGCTTTTGTATAATGCCACTGGTGGTGCTTGTAATTGTGGTTGTTACTGAATATGGTGAGACCGTTTTTACTTGTAGCTGAAAAGTGGTAACTAGTCTGAAGACAGCTTTGTCAACAAGCGACTTGAAGCACATCAATGCAATCTGCGTTATAACATTACCTGTGATTTTAAGCCTGAAAGTTTCTTCCAGTGTTAAACCTCAGGAAACTCATTAGGCATCTTACCTGGGATAAAtctattttgtgtttttcatttcagtcctATTTCTTCTTTGTGAAATTCCCTAGAGCTGGCATTAATCCATTACACAGAGAGATTTCTGCACAGCACGGTGTAATGAACGTTTCTTTATGCTATGCCAAATCCTGACGGTCTTGTTTAGGCAGACTTCTCTGTACCTTAGTAAAAATCAGTATGCTTAAGGAGTATGTGAAAAAACAAGTGAGAGGCTAtgagtttttttcctaaaaaatacCAAGGAGGAGAAGATTTTAGTATCTTGAAGAATTTAATGGAAGCTGTCTCTTCATCACAGGAGACCTTCTAGCCAGCTGCCTCTTATCAACTGCAAAGCAGCTAAATAGCTTTTAAGCTTTATATTATGCTGAGCAATTTGTTCATGGCAAATTAATCTACTGGGTTTATTTTATCTGGTTGAGTCAGCCATCTTTATAAATAGAATATGCTGAGCACAGCTTGCAGCTCTCTTGTACACGCATGCATTTGCAAAGCGATGACTCCATTAGAGAACGCACTTTTGCTGTGAGCTGTTTTTGCTATAGGACTGGATGTGTTGCAGGGCTGCTGCTATTTGCAAGGTTCTTTTGGTGAAAAACAAGCTTAGGCCAGAATTTAAAAGGGTGGAAATCCCAATAGTGGGTTGATGAATGGATGCCTTGTAGGTTATTGAGAGCTCCAGAGGGAATGCATTTCAATAAGAAACCAGGGATGATTTTCACACAGCCAAAATTCaagcagtcagtggttgcttttATGCATATAAAAACTGTTGGAGTCTCTGCTAGTTGTTCTTACATCCACTGGAGGAGGGATTATATTGTCTGAGAACAGGCAGAACTAGGGAAtaaggaataattttaaaaactcataTTTGAAGCCCAGCATTTGTGCACACAAGTGCCAGTTCCAGCTCTTGGGCTTGCCATCAGTTTCTGGAGCATTTATGAGCAAACTGGGtgccttccccccacctctaTCAACCCTTTCTGTAACTCAGGAGGCCgatgctttctttccttgtgaGGGAGGGATGTAGGACTGGCTTCATTTACATGTAGAACACTGAGCATCAAAGGGCCCTTTAGATGCTGTAAGGCCAAGCATTGCCATCCTCTCCCTGGCAAAACCTGGCAAGACTGAGCCAGAAACAGCACTGTGCCAGGCACAGTTCCCGTTCCCCTCTTCCATCCCCACTATCATGTGCTCCTCAACAATTTTTCCACTGTCTGCTTGAAAATCAATAAAACCAAAGACTGAGGCTGAAGAAGCTCCACCTGGGGAACCCA
Coding sequences:
- the AMPH gene encoding amphiphysin isoform X5; the encoded protein is MADMKTGIFAKNVQKRLNRAQEKVLQKLGKADETKDEQFEEYVQNFKRQEAEGSRLQRELRGYLAAIKGMQDASKKLTESLHEVYEPDWYGREDVRMIGEKCDELWEDFHQKLVDGSLLTLDTYLGQFPDIKTRIAKRSRKLVDYDSARHHLEALQSSKRKDEGRITKAEEEFQKAQKVFEEFNTDLQEELPSLWSRRVGFYVNTFKNVSSLEAKFHKEIALLCHKLYEVMTKLGDQHADKAFTIQGAPSDSGPLRIAKTPSPPEEVSPLPSPTASPNHMLAPASPAPARPKSPTQLRKGPPVPPLPKLTPTKELQQENIINFFDDNFVPEINVTTPSQNEVPETKKVESLLDLDFDPFKPEVAPTGVTHSPMSQTLPWDLWTTSSELVQPPDSSKSLSLCNLVMEETPNSGSSEDTNRSQTDLGSLNWGLDVSTPSVSQEITAGGSLLFPGAEQTSSESTGTLSASVWPAVGEQEDAAPGSASVNENQRTSLEDQLDAKNAPWEDVVTNQPLENITSFETPILGTDSLLDEPLPCDVQKAEEEREEDEWAGAKPSEKVETRAVNCKEVEGTEELEERGCETKRNSVAELHEGLAKSDLEMVVSTEAENLHELEDSDRDAGSGVSLENPREEEFKWVSVIEETDREIPLLSTEPEGGDKIVVDNCQTVESTGAEPERVFGISDQDRERTFEDGLDQTDSGTGESTSMEHINLRAHVDLEVTDHTEKDPTDTGNILCDAELSSTEESDKGTEDNSISLLPNGSAAAEGQSAAEKEWALLPETADAASTSCGNPCLDNAENQVTGRAAAAVAEEHPSSGGIPEALETEPWLANWDPTVTNDSWGFSNLSDGQANGLDNWPFFPKQQDSEEGNMEHVWLGISDKWSTQDLGGTDNTWGEVGVSTSNKSQEAPVKQGLPGEQAGVSNPGPSKEIARPLTLFQMGNSRNASTESSTSPKDNETNNSDLSEDEIANRRYGLLYQEIEADKEEASSTAFNGFAQDTSAFTVQANENVTEHLEKVSSIPSVVIEPASNNEGEGEEHEVVVNESKDASAEMGTQGTDASPSETPQAGSEQKPAEEIQAAPSQDQPVVAEEAASAMPPGFLFKVEVLHDFEAANSDELNLKRGDIVLVIPSETTADQEAGWLTGIKESEWLQYRDANSYKGLFPENFTRHLE
- the AMPH gene encoding amphiphysin isoform X3, whose product is MADMKTGIFAKNVQKRLNRAQEKVLQKLGKADETKDEQFEEYVQNFKRQEAEGSRLQRELRGYLAAIKGMQDASKKLTESLHEVYEPDWYGREDVRMIGEKCDELWEDFHQKLVDGSLLTLDTYLGQFPDIKTRIAKRSRKLVDYDSARHHLEALQSSKRKDEGRITKAEEEFQKAQKVFEEFNTDLQEELPSLWSRRVGFYVNTFKNVSSLEAKFHKEIALLCHKLYEVMTKLGDQHADKAFTIQGAPSDSGPLRIAKTPSPPEEVSPLPSPTASPNHMLAPASPAPARPKSPTQLRKGPPVPPLPKLTPTKELQQENIINFFDDNFVPEINVTTPSQNEVPETKKVESLLDLDFDPFKPEVAPTGVTHSPMSQTLPWDLWTTSSELVQPPDSSKSLSLCNLVMEETPNSGSSEDTNRSQTDLGSLNWGLDVSTPSVSQEITAGGSLLFPGAEQTSSESTGTLSASVWPAVGEQEDAAPGSASVNENQRTSLEDQLDAKNAPWEDVVTNQPLENITSFETPILGTDSLLDEPLPCDVQKAEEEREEDEWAGAKPSEKVETRAVNCKEVEGTEELEERGCETKRNSVAELHEGLAKSDLEMVVSTEAENLHELEDSDRDAGSGVSLENPREEEFKWVSVIEETDREIPLLSTEPEGGDKIVVDNCQTVESTGAEPERVFGISDQDRERTFEDGLDQTDSGTGESTSMEHINLRAHVDLEVTDHTEKDPTDTGNILCDAELSSTEESDKGTEDNSISLLPNGSAAAEGQSAAEKEWALLPETADAASTSCGNPCLDNAENQVTGRAAAAVAEEHPSSGGIPEALETEPWLANWDPTVTNDSWGFSNLSDGQANGLDNWPFFPKQQDSEEGNMEHVWLGISDKWSTQDLGGTDNTWGEVGVSTSNKSQEAPVKQGLPGEQAGVSNPGPSKEIARPLTLFQMGNSRNASTESSTSPKDNETNNSDLSEDEIANRRYGLLYQEIEADKEEASSTAFNGFAQDTSAFTVQANENVTEHLTEAEEAPPGEPKVEETPAAAVVEKEAIPAEPAKPAEQAVDSVEAGDKETTGLAEKESKEKVSSIPSVVIEPASNNEGEGEEHEVVVNESKDASAEMGTQGTDASPSETPQAGSEQKPAEEIQAAPSQDQPVVAEEAASAMPPGFLFKVEVLHDFEAANSDELNLKRGDIVLVIPSETTADQEAGWLTGIKESEWLQYRDANSYKGLFPENFTRHLE
- the AMPH gene encoding amphiphysin isoform X2, coding for MADMKTGIFAKNVQKRLNRAQEKVLQKLGKADETKDEQFEEYVQNFKRQEAEGSRLQRELRGYLAAIKGMQDASKKLTESLHEVYEPDWYGREDVRMIGEKCDELWEDFHQKLVDGSLLTLDTYLGQFPDIKTRIAKRSRKLVDYDSARHHLEALQSSKRKDEGRITKAEEEFQKAQKVFEEFNTDLQEELPSLWSRRVGFYVNTFKNVSSLEAKFHKEIALLCHKLYEVMTKLGDQHADKAFTIQGAPSDSGPLRIAKTPSPPEEVSPLPSPTASPNHMLAPASPAPARPKSPTQLRKGPPVPPLPKLTPTKELQQENIINFFDDNFVPEINVTTPSQNEVPETKKVESLLDLDFDPFKPEVAPTGVTHSPMSQTLPWDLWTTSSELVQPPDSSKSLSLCNLVMEETPNSGSSEDTNRSQTDLGSLNWGLDVSTPSVSQEITAGGSLLFPGAEQTSSESTGTLSASVWPAVGEQEDAAPGSASVNENQRTSLEDQLDAKNAPWEDVVTNQPLENITSFETPILGTDSLLDEPLPCDVQKAEEEREEDEWAGAKPSEKVETRAVNCKEVEGTEELEERGCETKRNSVAELHEGLAKSDLEMVVSTEAENLHELEDSDRDAGSGVSLENPREEEFKWVSVIEETDREIPLLSTEPEGGDKIVVDNCQTVESTGAEPERVFGISDQDRERTFEDGLDQTDSGTGESTSMEHINLRAHVDLEVTDHTEKDPTDTGNILCDAELSSTEESDKGTEDNSISLLPNGSAAAEGQSAAEKEWALLPETADAASTSCGNPCLDNAENQVTGRAAAAVAEEHPSSGGIPEALETEPWLANWDPTVTNDSWGFSNLSDGQANGLDNWPFFPKQQDSEEGNMEHVWLGISDKWSTQDLGGTDNTWGEVGVSTSNKSQEAPVKQGLPGEQAGVSNPGPSKEIARPLTLFQMGNSRNASTESSTSPKDNETNNSDLSEDEIANRRYGLLYQEIEADKEEASSTAFNGFAQDTSAFTVQANENVTEHLTEAEEAPPGEPKVEETPAAAVVEKEAIPAEPAKPAEQAVVVPVTEGAAAAEDGVAVAAGAGDGTATTEQEGVAEGDKPQGEEKEADVSQEKVSSIPSVVIEPASNNEGEGEEHEVVVNESKDASAEMGTQGTDASPSETPQAGSEQKPAEEIQAAPSQDQPVVAEEAASAMPPGFLFKVEVLHDFEAANSDELNLKRGDIVLVIPSETTADQEAGWLTGIKESEWLQYRDANSYKGLFPENFTRHLE
- the AMPH gene encoding amphiphysin isoform X4, with protein sequence MADMKTGIFAKNVQKRLNRAQEKVLQKLGKADETKDEQFEEYVQNFKRQEAEGSRLQRELRGYLAAIKGMQDASKKLTESLHEVYEPDWYGREDVRMIGEKCDELWEDFHQKLVDGSLLTLDTYLGQFPDIKTRIAKRSRKLVDYDSARHHLEALQSSKRKDEGRITKAEEEFQKAQKVFEEFNTDLQEELPSLWSRRVGFYVNTFKNVSSLEAKFHKEIALLCHKLYEVMTKLGDQHADKAFTIQGAPSDSGPLRIAKTPSPPEEVSPLPSPTASPNHMLAPASPAPARPKSPTQLRKGPPVPPLPKLTPTKELQQENIINFFDDNFVPEINVTTPSQNEVPETKKVESLLDLDFDPFKPEVAPTGVTHSPMSQTLPWDLWTTSSELVQPPDSSKSLSLCNLVMEETPNSGSSEDTNRSQTDLGSLNWGLDVSTPSVSQEITAGGSLLFPGAEQTSSESTGTLSASVWPAVGEQEDAAPGSASVNENQRTSLEDQLDAKNAPWEDVVTNQPLENITSFETPILGTDSLLDEPLPCDVQKAEEEREEDEWAGAKPSEKVETRAVNCKEVEGTEELEERGCETKRNSVAELHEGLAKSDLEMVVSTEAENLHELEDSDRDAGSGVSLENPREEEFKWVSVIEETDREIPLLSTEPEGGDKIVVDNCQTVESTGAEPERVFGISDQDRERTFEDGLDQTDSGTGESTSMEHINLRAHVDLEVTDHTEKDPTDTGNILCDAELSSTEESDKGTEDNSISLLPNGSAAAEGQSAAEKEWALLPETADAASTSCGNPCLDNAENQVTGRAAAAVAEEHPSSGGIPEALETEPWLANWDPTVTNDSWGFSNLSDGQANGLDNWPFFPKQQDSEEGNMEHVWLGISDKWSTQDLGGTDNTWGEVGVSTSNKSQEAPVKQGLPGEQAGVSNPGPSKEIARPLTLFQMGNSRNASTESSTSPKDNETNNSDLSEDEIANRRYGLLYQEIEADKEEASSTAFNGFAQDTSAFTVQANENVTEHLVVPVTEGAAAAEDGVAVAAGAGDGTATTEQEGVAEGDKPQGEEKEADVSQEKVSSIPSVVIEPASNNEGEGEEHEVVVNESKDASAEMGTQGTDASPSETPQAGSEQKPAEEIQAAPSQDQPVVAEEAASAMPPGFLFKVEVLHDFEAANSDELNLKRGDIVLVIPSETTADQEAGWLTGIKESEWLQYRDANSYKGLFPENFTRHLE